A DNA window from Aureibaculum sp. 2308TA14-22 contains the following coding sequences:
- the rpsU gene encoding 30S ribosomal protein S21: protein MLIIPVKDGENIDRALKRFKRKFDRTKTMKQLRERKHFTKPSVERRAQIQKAQYIQNIRTEEEQG, encoded by the coding sequence ATGTTAATAATTCCAGTAAAAGATGGTGAGAATATAGATAGAGCGTTAAAACGTTTTAAGAGAAAATTTGACAGGACTAAAACTATGAAGCAGTTGCGTGAGCGTAAACACTTTACAAAACCTTCAGTTGAAAGAAGAGCTCAAATTCAAAAAGCTCAATATATTCAGAACATTAGAACAGAAGAAGAGCAAGGTTAA
- the rplK gene encoding 50S ribosomal protein L11: MAKEVSKVVKLQVRGGAANPSPPVGPALGAAGVNIMEFCKQFNARTQDRHGKVLPVVITVFKDKSFDFVVKTPPAAVQLLEAAKTKKGSGEPNRKKVATVTWDQVKTIAEDKMQDLNAFKVESAMKMVAGTARSMGIRVKGKFPA, from the coding sequence ATGGCAAAAGAAGTTAGTAAGGTTGTAAAATTACAAGTTCGTGGAGGGGCAGCAAATCCTTCGCCGCCTGTTGGACCTGCTTTAGGTGCTGCTGGGGTAAATATCATGGAGTTCTGTAAGCAATTTAATGCTAGAACTCAAGATAGACATGGTAAAGTGTTACCAGTGGTAATTACTGTTTTTAAAGATAAGTCTTTTGACTTTGTTGTAAAAACACCACCTGCTGCAGTACAATTATTAGAAGCTGCTAAAACTAAAAAAGGTTCTGGTGAGCCTAATCGAAAAAAAGTAGCTACGGTAACTTGGGATCAAGTAAAAACCATTGCCGAAGACAAAATGCAAGATTTGAATGCATTTAAAGTTGAATCGGCAATGAAAATGGTTGCAGGTACAGCAAGATCAATGGGAATAAGAGTTAAAGGAAAGTTTCCTGCTTAA
- a CDS encoding SLC13 family permease, translating to MNQTTITQKTGLILGPIVFALTLIFFHPEGLSKEANAVLAATLWIAIWWITEAIPIAVTALLPIVLFPLSGGLDIASTSGSYGHKYVFLYLGGFIIAIAIEKWNLHKRIALNIINLIGSDVRKIILGFMLATAFLSMWISNTATSVMMLPIGIAIIKQLKDNPDTVEDENRIFGKALMLAIAYSASIGGVATLIGTPPNLVLAGVVEETYGYEITFSQWFLFGFPISVVLLIICWNYLTKFAFTFKQKEFPGGRAEIKRLLQQLGKISYEEKVVAFVFALTAFCWITRSFLLQKILPQLDDTIIAIAFAIVLFLIPSKDKKDKLVKWNEAVKLPWGIIVLFGGGMALAKGFEVSGLAFWLGSQMTAFGGLTLILLILVLIAAVNFLTEITSNLATTAMLLPVLAPMALTVDVHPFVLMTAAAVAASCAFMLPVATPPNAVVFGSGYLRIPDMVSKGIVMNIISIIILTLFVYFVLPELWDLTVQGFPETLKK from the coding sequence ATGAACCAAACCACTATAACTCAAAAAACAGGCCTCATTCTAGGTCCAATAGTTTTTGCACTTACCTTAATCTTTTTCCATCCAGAAGGCTTGTCTAAAGAAGCCAATGCAGTATTGGCAGCAACCTTGTGGATTGCTATTTGGTGGATAACGGAAGCTATTCCAATAGCTGTTACAGCCTTGTTACCAATTGTATTATTTCCACTTTCGGGCGGATTAGATATTGCATCGACAAGTGGTTCTTACGGGCATAAATATGTGTTCTTGTATTTGGGCGGTTTTATCATTGCTATTGCCATTGAAAAATGGAATTTACACAAACGGATAGCTTTAAATATCATCAATCTTATTGGTTCAGATGTTCGGAAGATCATTTTAGGTTTTATGTTGGCTACCGCATTTTTATCTATGTGGATTTCCAATACTGCCACATCCGTCATGATGCTGCCAATTGGTATTGCCATCATAAAACAGTTAAAGGATAACCCTGATACCGTTGAAGATGAAAACAGAATTTTTGGTAAAGCCTTGATGTTAGCTATTGCTTACAGTGCCTCTATTGGTGGAGTGGCTACCTTAATTGGAACGCCACCAAATTTAGTGTTGGCTGGCGTTGTGGAAGAAACCTATGGTTACGAAATTACCTTTTCGCAATGGTTTCTATTTGGTTTTCCAATTTCAGTGGTTTTATTAATTATTTGCTGGAACTATCTGACCAAATTTGCCTTTACGTTTAAACAAAAGGAGTTCCCAGGAGGTAGGGCAGAAATTAAAAGACTTTTACAGCAATTAGGCAAAATAAGTTATGAGGAAAAAGTGGTCGCTTTTGTCTTTGCCTTAACTGCTTTTTGTTGGATTACGCGTTCCTTTTTATTACAAAAAATATTACCACAATTGGATGATACCATTATTGCCATTGCCTTTGCGATAGTGTTATTTTTAATCCCATCAAAGGATAAAAAAGATAAATTGGTCAAATGGAACGAAGCAGTAAAACTACCTTGGGGAATTATTGTTCTATTCGGAGGTGGCATGGCGTTGGCCAAAGGGTTTGAAGTTAGCGGATTAGCATTTTGGTTAGGAAGCCAAATGACCGCTTTTGGAGGATTGACTTTGATTTTATTGATATTGGTATTGATTGCCGCAGTTAACTTTTTAACAGAAATCACGTCTAACTTGGCAACAACAGCTATGTTACTACCTGTACTGGCACCAATGGCTTTAACGGTAGATGTGCACCCGTTTGTATTAATGACAGCTGCTGCCGTGGCAGCATCCTGTGCATTTATGCTACCTGTTGCAACACCACCAAACGCCGTGGTTTTTGGTTCAGGTTATTTACGAATTCCAGATATGGTGTCAAAAGGTATAGTTATGAATATTATTTCTATAATTATCCTCACCCTTTTTGTATATTTTGTTTTACCAGAATTATGGGACTTGACGGTTCAAGGTTTTCCTGAGACTTTGAAAAAATAA
- a CDS encoding YqaE/Pmp3 family membrane protein, with protein sequence MGCFRVLLSVICPPLAVIDKGCGSIVIVLILTVLGWVPGVIAALIILNNPNR encoded by the coding sequence ATGGGTTGTTTTAGAGTATTGCTGTCCGTTATCTGTCCACCATTGGCAGTTATTGATAAAGGATGTGGGTCAATAGTAATTGTTTTAATTCTAACTGTATTAGGTTGGGTACCTGGCGTAATAGCGGCTCTAATTATTTTGAATAATCCAAATAGATAA
- a CDS encoding zinc-dependent metalloprotease yields MFKKLPIAIAIVVMALLTASCSSTKEASKSKAKAAATAKKPPAKKGAIKPYNKVITKEAKTDEGLFKVHKLDEKYFYEIPDSLLEREMLMVTRIAKTASGIGFGGGKQNTKVVRWQKKGKKIVARVVSHNVVAADSLPVHEAVVNSNFEPILYTFPIKAFSKDSTATVIDVTDFFNKDVKALGLPDFRRKQYKVSRLDADKSFIESVKSYPENIEARHVKTYMAGSPPSNSSTGTISIEINNSMVLLPKVPMKRRMFDKRVGWFTSSQIDYGLEAQKSKTLTYLDRWRLEVRDEDIEKFKRGELVVPKKQIVYYIDRATPKKWRKYIKDGIEDWQVAFEAAGFKDAIIAKDPPTVEEDPEWSPEDVRYSVVRYLASPIPNANGPHVSDPRSGEILESDINWYHNVMSLLNGWFFVQTAAINPDAQTTEFKDEVMGELIKFVSSHEVGHTLGLPHNMGSSTAYPVDSLRSKSFTQKYGTAPSIMDYARFNYVAQPEDKGVALMPNIGVYDKYSIAWGYRPILDAKTPEDEKKTLDSWILKHAGDPMYRFGRQQGGGVIDPSSQTEDLGDDAVKASDYGIANLKRIVPNLIEWTSEEGKNYDDLQTMYGHVVSQFNRYMGHVTSNIGGVYEYYKTSDQEGAVYTHVSKAKQKESLQFLHKNLFQTPKWMIDDNIFNKFQSAGAVERIRGIQARTLDNILDFGRMARMIENETLNGNKAYKLVDMMRDLRRGVWSEVYNGRSIDTYRRNLQRAYIDRMEYLMTKEQTPIPPQFRRWITRTNVNVKESDIRPVVRAELKTLQRSARSSAANSSGMKRIHLQDIVERIENILNPK; encoded by the coding sequence ATGTTCAAAAAACTACCTATTGCAATTGCTATTGTTGTTATGGCATTGCTAACAGCTTCTTGTTCAAGTACAAAAGAAGCAAGTAAATCAAAAGCTAAAGCAGCTGCTACAGCTAAAAAACCACCAGCTAAAAAAGGAGCTATAAAACCTTATAATAAAGTGATTACCAAAGAGGCCAAAACTGACGAAGGTCTTTTTAAAGTACATAAACTTGACGAAAAATACTTCTACGAAATCCCTGATTCTTTATTGGAGCGTGAAATGTTAATGGTAACTCGTATTGCTAAAACAGCTTCAGGTATTGGTTTTGGAGGCGGTAAACAAAATACTAAAGTTGTTCGTTGGCAGAAAAAAGGCAAAAAAATTGTTGCTAGAGTAGTATCACATAATGTAGTGGCAGCAGATTCATTGCCAGTGCACGAAGCCGTTGTAAATTCAAATTTTGAGCCTATATTATATACTTTTCCAATTAAGGCGTTTAGTAAAGATTCTACTGCAACGGTTATAGATGTAACTGATTTTTTCAATAAGGATGTAAAAGCATTAGGTTTACCTGACTTCAGAAGAAAACAATACAAAGTATCTCGTTTAGACGCTGACAAATCGTTTATAGAAAGTGTTAAAAGTTATCCTGAAAATATAGAAGCAAGACATGTAAAAACATATATGGCAGGTTCACCACCTTCAAACTCAAGTACAGGTACTATATCCATTGAAATTAATAATTCAATGGTGCTATTACCAAAAGTTCCTATGAAACGTAGAATGTTTGATAAAAGAGTGGGTTGGTTTACTTCAAGTCAAATTGATTACGGTTTAGAAGCTCAAAAAAGTAAAACACTTACGTATTTAGATAGATGGCGTTTAGAAGTTAGAGATGAAGATATTGAGAAGTTCAAAAGAGGTGAATTGGTAGTGCCAAAAAAACAAATTGTTTATTATATAGATAGAGCAACACCAAAAAAATGGAGAAAATATATTAAAGACGGTATAGAAGATTGGCAAGTAGCTTTTGAAGCAGCTGGATTTAAAGATGCCATTATAGCAAAAGATCCTCCAACAGTTGAGGAGGATCCAGAGTGGTCTCCTGAAGATGTACGCTATTCGGTTGTACGATACTTAGCTTCTCCTATTCCCAATGCAAATGGGCCACATGTAAGTGATCCCCGTTCTGGAGAAATTTTAGAATCTGATATTAACTGGTATCACAATGTAATGAGTTTATTAAACGGTTGGTTTTTTGTGCAAACTGCGGCTATAAATCCTGATGCTCAAACAACTGAATTTAAAGATGAAGTTATGGGTGAACTAATTAAATTTGTTTCCTCTCACGAAGTAGGACACACTTTAGGATTACCTCACAATATGGGTAGTAGTACTGCTTACCCAGTTGATTCTTTAAGGTCAAAATCGTTTACTCAAAAGTATGGTACGGCACCTTCAATTATGGACTACGCTCGTTTTAACTATGTGGCTCAACCAGAAGATAAAGGTGTAGCTTTAATGCCTAATATAGGCGTTTATGATAAATATTCTATTGCTTGGGGCTATAGACCAATTTTAGATGCAAAAACTCCTGAAGATGAAAAGAAAACGTTAGATTCTTGGATTTTGAAACATGCAGGAGACCCAATGTATAGATTTGGTCGTCAGCAAGGAGGAGGAGTTATTGATCCCAGCTCGCAAACAGAAGACTTAGGTGATGATGCTGTAAAAGCTAGTGATTATGGAATTGCAAACCTTAAGCGTATTGTTCCTAACTTGATAGAATGGACATCTGAAGAAGGTAAGAATTATGATGATTTACAAACTATGTACGGTCATGTAGTTTCTCAATTTAATAGATATATGGGGCATGTTACCTCTAATATTGGTGGAGTTTACGAATATTATAAAACATCTGATCAAGAAGGAGCTGTATATACACATGTTTCGAAAGCTAAGCAGAAAGAATCATTACAATTTTTACATAAAAATTTATTTCAAACTCCAAAATGGATGATTGACGATAATATCTTCAACAAATTCCAAAGTGCTGGTGCAGTTGAAAGAATTAGAGGAATTCAAGCGAGAACTTTAGATAATATTCTTGATTTTGGTAGAATGGCTAGAATGATTGAAAACGAAACATTGAACGGAAACAAAGCGTATAAATTAGTTGATATGATGCGAGATTTAAGAAGAGGTGTTTGGAGCGAAGTATATAACGGACGCTCAATAGATACCTATAGAAGAAATTTACAACGTGCTTATATTGACAGGATGGAATATTTAATGACTAAAGAGCAAACGCCTATTCCACCACAATTTAGAAGATGGATAACCAGAACAAATGTTAATGTAAAAGAATCTGATATTAGACCAGTTGTTAGAGCGGAGTTAAAAACGTTACAACGTTCTGCCAGGTCGTCTGCTGCAAATTCATCAGGCATGAAAAGAATTCATTTACAAGATATTGTTGAAAGGATAGAAAATATCTTAAACCCTAAATAG
- a CDS encoding tyrosine-type recombinase/integrase, translated as MSIIHFIDYLTSEKKYSPHTVRAYQDDLTSFKLFCQKTYNTEKLIDVNYSQIRLWIVEMVNEKKSNRTINRKITSLKTYYKFLVKTKQLKETPLLNHQALKISKKMQVPFSQAEIEEVLNNLNSDDLDFESTRNKLIVELLYSTGMRRAELIELKLNAVNLHNTTLKVIGKRNKERYIPLLNSVQKTLTVYLSERKELNSGSDYLFVTSKGNKIYPNLVYRIVNEYFGKVSSKVKKSPHVIRHSFATHLLNEGADLNSVKELLGHSSLASTQIYTHSSLNELKKVYNQAHPRSSKT; from the coding sequence ATGTCAATAATTCATTTTATCGATTATCTCACTTCTGAGAAAAAATACTCACCTCATACCGTTAGAGCCTATCAAGACGATTTAACATCTTTTAAACTATTTTGTCAAAAGACCTATAATACCGAAAAGTTGATTGATGTAAATTACAGTCAAATCAGATTATGGATAGTAGAGATGGTCAATGAAAAGAAATCTAATAGAACCATTAATAGAAAAATAACAAGCCTAAAAACCTATTATAAGTTTTTAGTTAAAACTAAACAATTAAAAGAGACACCGCTACTCAATCATCAAGCGTTAAAGATTTCGAAGAAAATGCAAGTTCCATTTTCTCAAGCAGAAATTGAAGAAGTGTTAAATAATTTGAATTCTGATGATCTTGATTTTGAATCAACTCGAAATAAATTAATTGTTGAGTTGTTGTATTCTACAGGGATGCGTCGAGCAGAACTCATAGAGTTAAAGTTAAATGCTGTTAACTTGCATAATACTACATTAAAAGTAATAGGTAAAAGAAACAAAGAAAGATACATTCCATTATTAAACTCTGTCCAAAAAACATTAACTGTTTATCTTTCTGAAAGAAAAGAATTGAACAGTGGTAGTGATTATCTTTTTGTAACGAGTAAAGGCAATAAAATATATCCAAATCTAGTTTATAGAATAGTAAATGAATACTTTGGCAAAGTATCTTCAAAAGTTAAAAAAAGCCCTCATGTTATTAGACATTCGTTTGCTACACATTTGTTAAACGAAGGGGCAGATTTAAATTCAGTTAAAGAGTTATTAGGTCATTCAAGCCTAGCTTCAACCCAGATTTATACGCATAGCAGTTTGAATGAATTAAAAAAAGTTTATAACCAGGCTCATCCAAGGAGCTCTAAAACCTAA
- the tuf gene encoding elongation factor Tu, with translation MAKETFDRSKPHLNIGTIGHVDHGKTTLTAAITKVLADKGLSEVKNFDQIDNAPEEKERGITINTSHVEYATANRHYAHVDCPGHADYVKNMVTGAAQMDGAILVVAATDGPMPQTREHILLGRQVGIPRIVVFLNKVDMVDDEELLELVDMEVRDLLNFYEYDGDNGPVISGSALGALNGEEKWVNTVMELMDAVDNWIELPKRDVDKDFLMPVEDVFSITGRGTVATGRIETGVANTGDAVDIIGMGAEKLASTVTGVEMFRKILDRGEAGDNVGILLRGIEKTDIKRGMVICKPGSVTPHDKFKAEVYILKKEEGGRHTPFHNNYRPQFYVRTTDVTGTINLPSGVEMVMPGDNLTITVDLHQPIAMNVGLRFAIREGGRTVGAGQVTEIL, from the coding sequence ATGGCAAAAGAAACTTTTGATCGTTCCAAACCGCACTTAAACATAGGTACAATTGGACACGTAGATCACGGTAAAACAACTTTAACAGCTGCAATTACTAAAGTATTAGCAGACAAAGGTCTTTCTGAAGTAAAAAATTTCGACCAAATCGATAACGCTCCAGAAGAAAAAGAGAGAGGTATTACTATTAACACATCTCACGTAGAATATGCAACTGCTAATCGTCATTATGCACACGTTGACTGTCCTGGTCACGCGGATTATGTAAAAAACATGGTTACTGGTGCTGCTCAAATGGATGGTGCTATTTTAGTAGTAGCTGCAACTGATGGGCCTATGCCTCAAACTAGAGAGCATATCTTATTAGGGCGTCAAGTTGGTATTCCAAGAATTGTAGTTTTCTTGAATAAAGTTGATATGGTTGATGACGAAGAGTTATTAGAGCTAGTTGATATGGAAGTTAGAGATTTATTAAACTTCTATGAATATGATGGTGATAATGGACCTGTAATTTCTGGTTCTGCTTTAGGAGCTTTAAATGGTGAAGAGAAATGGGTAAATACCGTTATGGAATTAATGGATGCTGTTGATAACTGGATTGAGTTGCCTAAGCGTGATGTTGATAAAGATTTCTTAATGCCAGTTGAAGATGTATTCTCTATTACTGGTCGTGGTACTGTTGCTACTGGTCGTATTGAAACTGGTGTTGCTAATACTGGTGATGCAGTTGATATTATTGGTATGGGTGCTGAAAAGTTAGCTTCTACAGTAACTGGAGTTGAAATGTTCCGTAAAATATTGGATAGAGGTGAAGCTGGTGATAACGTAGGTATCTTATTAAGAGGTATTGAAAAAACTGATATTAAAAGAGGTATGGTAATCTGTAAGCCAGGTTCTGTAACTCCGCACGATAAGTTCAAAGCTGAGGTTTATATCCTTAAAAAAGAAGAAGGTGGTCGTCACACTCCTTTCCATAACAATTATCGTCCTCAGTTTTATGTAAGAACAACTGATGTTACAGGTACTATTAATCTGCCTTCTGGTGTAGAAATGGTTATGCCTGGTGATAACTTAACTATTACTGTTGATTTACATCAACCAATTGCAATGAACGTAGGTTTACGTTTTGCAATCCGTGAAGGAGGTAGAACAGTAGGTGCAGGTCAGGTAACTGAAATTTTATAA
- the lipB gene encoding lipoyl(octanoyl) transferase LipB, whose translation MNKNIQLQDLGTKDYKETWDYQEELFDAILQIKRKNRNENLNLETPNHFLFVEHPHVYTLGKSGDLNNLLLGEKQLKEKGISFHKINRGGDITYHGFGQIVGYPILDLDNFFNDIGKYMRSLEETIIRVLADYGLKGERSTGETGVWLDVGTPFARKICALGVRSSRWVTMHGFALNVNTNLGYFDHIIPCGIRGKAVTSLEVELGKTLDIEEVKTKILKHFGDVFEVNFVTTQLRI comes from the coding sequence TTGAATAAAAATATACAACTACAAGATTTAGGAACAAAAGACTACAAAGAAACTTGGGATTATCAAGAAGAACTGTTTGATGCTATTTTGCAAATAAAACGTAAAAACAGAAATGAAAATCTGAATCTTGAAACGCCGAATCATTTTTTGTTTGTAGAACATCCTCATGTGTATACCTTGGGCAAAAGTGGTGATTTGAACAATTTATTATTGGGTGAAAAGCAGCTCAAAGAAAAAGGCATATCCTTTCATAAAATTAATCGTGGTGGCGACATCACGTACCACGGCTTTGGACAAATAGTAGGCTATCCAATTTTAGATTTGGATAATTTCTTTAACGACATTGGTAAATACATGCGTTCTTTAGAAGAAACCATTATTCGGGTTTTAGCTGATTATGGTTTAAAAGGTGAACGCAGCACAGGAGAAACCGGTGTTTGGTTAGATGTTGGTACTCCTTTTGCAAGAAAAATTTGTGCTTTAGGCGTAAGAAGTAGCCGTTGGGTAACCATGCACGGATTTGCTTTAAACGTAAATACCAACTTAGGTTATTTTGACCACATTATTCCGTGTGGTATTCGTGGTAAGGCAGTTACTTCTTTGGAAGTTGAATTGGGTAAAACACTAGATATCGAAGAAGTGAAAACTAAAATATTAAAGCATTTTGGAGATGTTTTTGAAGTAAATTTTGTAACCACCCAACTGAGAATTTAA
- the nusG gene encoding transcription termination/antitermination protein NusG, with protein sequence MADSVKKWYVVRAIGGQENKVKTYIENEIARLGLSDYVDQVLVPTEKVIQIRQGKKVNKEKVYFPGYIMIQANLTGELPHVIKSVTGVIGFLGEVKGGDPVPLRKSEVNRMLGKVDELAVQNENVAIPYVKGETVKVIDGPFNGFDGTIENINEEKRKLEVMVKIFGRKTPLELSYMQVEKIS encoded by the coding sequence ATGGCTGATTCTGTAAAGAAATGGTATGTAGTTAGAGCTATAGGTGGTCAAGAAAATAAAGTGAAGACTTACATTGAGAATGAAATTGCTCGATTAGGACTTTCTGATTATGTTGATCAGGTTTTGGTACCTACAGAAAAAGTTATACAAATACGTCAAGGGAAAAAAGTTAATAAAGAAAAAGTTTATTTTCCAGGATATATAATGATTCAAGCAAATTTAACTGGAGAACTTCCGCATGTTATAAAATCGGTTACTGGTGTAATAGGTTTTTTAGGTGAGGTTAAAGGTGGTGACCCAGTACCTTTGAGAAAATCAGAAGTGAACAGAATGCTAGGTAAGGTTGATGAATTGGCTGTTCAGAATGAAAATGTTGCAATTCCTTATGTAAAAGGAGAAACAGTTAAAGTGATTGATGGGCCATTTAACGGATTTGATGGTACTATTGAAAATATAAATGAAGAAAAACGTAAACTTGAAGTTATGGTTAAAATCTTTGGAAGAAAAACTCCATTGGAATTAAGCTATATGCAAGTTGAGAAAATATCATAA
- the lysS gene encoding lysine--tRNA ligase produces MALSEQEVVRREKLQKLRQLGINPYPADLFALDHTSKQIKSNFEEGKKVVVAGRLMSRRIQGSASFAELQDSDGRIQVYFNRDEICTGDDKSKYNDVYKKLLDIGDFIGVEGELFLTKVGEKTIKVKDFTLLSKTLKPLPLPKVDAEGNIHDEFNDPELRYRQRYADLVVNPHVKEVFVKRTKLFNAMRTYFNDAGYFEVETPILQPIPGGAAARPFVTHHNSLDIPLYLRIANELYLKRLIVGGFDGVYEFSKNFRNEGMDRTHNPEFTAMEIYVAYKDYNWMMEFVENLLEYCAIAVNGTTKATFGEHEIDFKAPYKRVTMTDAIIEFTGFDITGKTEDEIRKAAKEMGVEVDETMGKGKLIDEIFGEKCEENYIQPTYITDYPKEMSPLCKEHRTNPELTERFELMVCGKEIANAYSELNDPIDQRERFEHQLKLAQKGDDEATEFIDYDFLRSLEYGMPPASGLGIGMDRLVMFLTNQQSIQEVLFFPQMRPEKKALDLTDEEKEVLKLLKANSPIDLTELKSQSGLSNKKWDKTIKGLTKHKLAVVTKNEEGLFVESV; encoded by the coding sequence ATGGCATTGTCAGAGCAAGAAGTCGTAAGACGCGAAAAACTACAGAAACTACGTCAATTGGGCATCAATCCGTATCCTGCGGATTTATTTGCATTAGATCATACTTCTAAACAGATAAAATCTAATTTTGAAGAGGGTAAGAAAGTTGTGGTTGCAGGTCGATTAATGTCACGTCGTATTCAAGGGAGTGCTAGTTTTGCTGAGTTGCAAGATAGTGATGGTAGAATACAAGTGTATTTTAATCGTGATGAAATCTGTACAGGCGACGATAAAAGCAAATACAATGATGTTTATAAAAAACTATTAGATATTGGTGATTTTATAGGTGTTGAAGGCGAGTTATTTTTAACCAAGGTTGGTGAAAAAACCATAAAAGTTAAAGATTTTACGCTATTGAGTAAAACCCTAAAACCATTACCGTTACCAAAAGTAGATGCCGAAGGAAATATCCATGACGAATTTAACGACCCTGAATTGCGTTACCGTCAACGTTATGCCGATTTGGTGGTAAATCCGCACGTAAAAGAAGTTTTTGTAAAACGTACAAAACTCTTTAATGCCATGCGTACCTATTTTAATGATGCAGGTTATTTCGAAGTTGAAACGCCAATTTTACAACCCATACCAGGAGGAGCAGCCGCTCGTCCGTTTGTAACGCATCATAACAGTCTAGATATTCCGTTGTATTTACGTATTGCGAATGAACTGTACCTAAAACGATTGATTGTTGGCGGTTTTGACGGTGTGTATGAGTTCTCTAAAAACTTCCGTAACGAGGGTATGGACAGAACCCATAATCCCGAATTTACGGCTATGGAAATATACGTAGCGTATAAGGATTACAATTGGATGATGGAGTTTGTAGAAAACCTATTGGAGTATTGTGCCATTGCGGTAAACGGAACTACAAAAGCAACTTTCGGCGAGCATGAAATCGATTTTAAAGCTCCGTACAAAAGAGTGACGATGACCGATGCCATTATTGAATTTACGGGTTTTGATATTACGGGTAAAACTGAAGATGAAATCCGAAAAGCGGCTAAAGAAATGGGAGTTGAAGTGGATGAGACTATGGGTAAAGGCAAGTTGATTGATGAAATATTTGGAGAAAAATGTGAAGAAAATTACATCCAACCCACCTATATAACAGACTATCCAAAGGAGATGAGTCCACTATGTAAAGAACACCGTACAAATCCGGAATTAACGGAACGTTTTGAGTTGATGGTTTGTGGTAAAGAAATCGCAAATGCTTATTCTGAGCTTAATGACCCGATTGACCAAAGAGAACGTTTTGAACATCAATTAAAATTGGCTCAAAAAGGCGACGATGAAGCCACGGAATTTATAGATTATGATTTTTTACGTTCGTTGGAATACGGTATGCCACCAGCTTCAGGGTTGGGTATTGGTATGGACAGGTTAGTTATGTTTTTAACCAATCAGCAATCTATTCAAGAGGTATTGTTTTTTCCTCAAATGCGACCTGAAAAGAAAGCCCTAGACTTAACCGATGAGGAAAAAGAGGTTTTGAAATTGCTAAAAGCGAATTCACCAATAGATTTAACAGAACTCAAATCACAATCAGGCCTAAGCAATAAAAAATGGGATAAAACCATTAAAGGGTTGACTAAGCATAAACTGGCAGTTGTTACAAAAAATGAGGAAGGGTTGTTTGTTGAGTCTGTTTAA
- the hpf gene encoding ribosome hibernation-promoting factor, HPF/YfiA family, with translation MKVNIQSVNFNIDKSLVDFIQVKIDNLEKYYDKIIGSEVYLKVQNTSEKENKIAEIKMLIPGDELIVKKQCKTFEEAVDLIAESLRRLLCKKKEKQRSYHV, from the coding sequence ATGAAAGTAAATATTCAATCAGTAAATTTTAACATTGACAAAAGCTTAGTTGATTTTATTCAAGTGAAAATAGATAACCTTGAAAAATATTACGATAAAATAATTGGTTCTGAAGTCTATTTGAAAGTTCAGAATACAAGCGAAAAAGAAAATAAAATTGCAGAAATAAAAATGCTTATTCCAGGTGATGAATTAATTGTAAAAAAACAATGTAAAACATTTGAAGAAGCTGTTGATTTGATAGCGGAATCTTTAAGAAGGCTACTATGTAAAAAGAAAGAAAAACAGCGATCATATCATGTATGA
- the secE gene encoding preprotein translocase subunit SecE, which translates to MGVVTYIKESFEELNKKVTWISFSEAQKSTVVVAIFTVLFALAVFAVDKFFQLGLEQYFNLFNN; encoded by the coding sequence ATGGGTGTAGTTACATATATTAAAGAATCTTTTGAAGAACTGAATAAGAAAGTTACTTGGATATCTTTTTCAGAAGCTCAAAAGTCTACTGTCGTGGTAGCTATTTTTACTGTGTTGTTTGCTTTAGCGGTGTTTGCCGTTGACAAATTTTTTCAATTAGGTTTAGAACAATATTTTAATCTGTTTAATAATTAA